One Paroedura picta isolate Pp20150507F chromosome 16, Ppicta_v3.0, whole genome shotgun sequence genomic region harbors:
- the CDK5R1 gene encoding cyclin-dependent kinase 5 activator 1, translating into MGTVLSLSPSYRKATLFEDGSATVGHYTAVQNSKNAKDKSLKRHSIISVLPWKRIVAVSAKKKSSKKVQPNGSYQNNVTHLNNENLKKSLSCANLSTFAQPPGAQPAAPGNPVSGSKNALSSTKKTPHPNANASGTPKRVIVQASTSELLRCLGEFLCRRCYRLKHLSPTDPVLWLRSVDRSLLLQGWQDQGFITPANVVFLYMLCRDVISSEVATDHELQAVLLTCLYLSYSYMGNEISYPLKPFLVESCKEAFWDRCLSIINLMSPKMLQINADPHYFTQVFADLKNESAQEEKSRLLIGLDR; encoded by the coding sequence ATGGGCACGGTCCTGTCCCTGTCGCCCAGCTACCGGAAGGCGACCCTCTTTGAGGATGGCTCGGCCACGGTGGGGCACTACACGGCCGTCCAGAACAGCAAGAACGCCAAGGACAAGAGCCTCAAGCGCCACTCCATCATCTCGGTCCTGCCCTGGAAGCGCATCGTGGCCGTGTCGGCCAAGAAGAAGAGCTCCAAGAAGGTCCAGCCCAACGGCAGCTACCAGAACAACGTCACCCACCTCAACAACGAGAACCTGAAGAAGTCCCTCTCCTGTGCCAACCTCTCCACCTTCGCCCAGCCCCCCGGCGCCCAGCCCGCGGCCCCCGGCAACCCGGTCTCCGGCTCCAAGAACGCCCTCTCCTCCACCAAgaagaccccccaccccaacgCCAACGCCTCCGGCACCCCCAAGAGGGTCATCGTCCAGGCGTCCACCAGCGAGCTCCTGCGCTGCCTGGGGGAGTTCCTCTGCCGACGGTGCTACCGCCTGAAGCACCTCTCGCCCACCGACCCCGTCCTCTGGCTCCGGAGCGTGGACCGctccctcctgctgcagggctGGCAAGACCAGGGCTTCATCACCCCAGCCAACGTGGTCTTCCTCTACATGCTCTGCCGGGACGTCATCTCCTCGGAGGTGGCCACGGACCACGAGCTGCAGGCCGTCCTGCTGACCTGCCTGTACCTCTCCTACTCCTACATGGGCAATGAGATCTCCTACCCGCTCAAGCCTTTCTTGGTGGAGAGCTGCAAGGAGGCCTTTTGGGATCGCTGCCTCTCCATCATCAACCTCATGAGCCCCAAAATGTTGCAGATCAACGCCGACCCCCACTATTTCACCCAGGTCTTTGCCGACCTGAAGAACGAGAGCGCCCAGGAGGAGAAGAGCCGGCTGCTGATCGGCCTGGACCGGTGA